One region of Pseudomonas sp. B21-040 genomic DNA includes:
- a CDS encoding 5-formyltetrahydrofolate cyclo-ligase: protein MTEPALLPRPQLRRMLRKARRALTPSQQRQAARGLYKQLAQQPLFRRARHISLYLPTDGEIDPRVLLRAAQRRGKATYLPVLSAWPRTKMVFQRIRPGETLKPNRFRILEPRHNLARQRKVWALDLILLPLVGFDDVGGRLGMGGGFYDRSLAYLARRKSWRKPTLLGLAHECQKVERLAQASWDVPLQGTVTDKAWYFAR from the coding sequence CTGCTTCCCCGCCCGCAACTTCGACGCATGCTGCGCAAGGCCCGCCGCGCACTGACACCCAGTCAACAGCGCCAGGCTGCTCGCGGGCTGTACAAGCAATTGGCCCAACAGCCGTTGTTTCGCCGCGCCAGACACATCTCCCTGTACCTGCCGACCGACGGTGAAATTGACCCGCGCGTATTGCTGCGTGCCGCCCAACGTCGGGGCAAGGCGACGTATCTGCCGGTGCTCAGTGCCTGGCCGCGAACCAAAATGGTGTTCCAGCGAATTCGCCCGGGCGAAACACTCAAACCCAACCGCTTCCGCATCCTCGAACCACGGCACAACCTCGCCCGGCAACGCAAAGTCTGGGCTCTGGATCTGATTTTGTTGCCATTGGTGGGGTTTGACGATGTCGGCGGACGCCTGGGCATGGGCGGTGGTTTCTACGATCGAAGCCTGGCCTATCTGGCGCGCCGCAAATCCTGGCGCAAGCCGACGCTGCTGGGGCTGGCCCATGAATGTCAGAAAGTCGAACGATTGGCTCAGGCGAGCTGGGATGTACCGCTGCAGGGAACGGTGACAGACAAGGCGTGGTACTTCGCACGCTAG
- a CDS encoding EVE domain-containing protein: protein MAYWLMKSEPDELSIKGLEKLGQARWDGVRNYQARNFLRTMAVGDEFFFYHSSCPEPGIAGIGKIVEAAYPDPTALEPESHYYDPKATAEKNAWSAIDVAHVETFARVLKLDYLKQQTALAEMPLVQKGSRLSVMPVTAEQWAAVIALKP from the coding sequence ATGGCCTATTGGCTGATGAAATCCGAGCCGGACGAACTCTCGATCAAGGGCCTGGAGAAGCTCGGCCAAGCGCGCTGGGACGGGGTTCGCAACTATCAGGCGCGTAATTTTTTGCGGACGATGGCGGTCGGTGACGAGTTTTTCTTCTACCACTCCAGTTGCCCGGAGCCGGGAATTGCCGGGATAGGGAAAATTGTCGAAGCGGCCTATCCGGACCCCACGGCATTGGAGCCGGAGAGTCATTATTACGATCCGAAGGCCACGGCAGAAAAAAACGCCTGGAGCGCGATCGATGTCGCACATGTCGAGACGTTTGCCAGGGTGTTGAAGCTCGATTATCTGAAGCAGCAGACCGCGCTGGCCGAGATGCCATTGGTGCAGAAGGGCTCGCGGTTGTCGGTGATGCCTGTCACGGCTGAACAGTGGGCGGCAGTCATCGCGCTCAAACCGTAG
- a CDS encoding flagellar basal body-associated protein FliL: protein MKAWIMLLLALSLPVAAMAEEAKEGEAPKVNYITLSPPFVGNYGLDGTPKLKVYKADVALRVTGEDATKAVKANEPLIRNQLVALFAQQTTETMNNVEAKEKLRQEALKQTQQVMNDETGKPVVEDLLFNNLIIQ from the coding sequence GTGAAAGCGTGGATCATGTTGTTGCTGGCCCTGTCTCTGCCTGTGGCAGCGATGGCCGAAGAAGCCAAAGAAGGTGAAGCTCCGAAGGTCAATTACATCACCCTGAGTCCGCCGTTCGTGGGCAACTATGGGCTGGACGGTACGCCGAAGCTCAAGGTCTACAAGGCAGATGTGGCATTGCGCGTGACCGGTGAGGACGCCACCAAGGCCGTGAAGGCCAATGAACCGCTGATCCGCAATCAGCTGGTGGCGTTGTTTGCCCAGCAAACCACCGAGACGATGAACAACGTCGAAGCCAAGGAAAAACTGCGCCAGGAAGCCTTGAAGCAGACCCAGCAGGTGATGAACGACGAAACCGGCAAGCCGGTGGTTGAGGATTTGTTGTTCAACAACCTGATCATTCAATAA
- a CDS encoding NADPH:quinone oxidoreductase family protein, whose protein sequence is MKAVLCKAFGPAESLVLEDVASPVAKKNEILLDVHAAGVNFPDTLIIEGKYQFKPPFPFSPGGEAAGVVSAVGEKVSHLKVGDRVMALTGWGSFAEQIAVPGYNVLPIPPSMDFNTAAAFSMTYGTSMHALKQRGNLQPGETLLVLGASGGVGLAAVEIGKAMGARVIAAASSAEKLAVAKAAGADELINYSETSLKDEIKRLTDGQGADVIYDPVGGDLFDQAVRAIAWNGRLLVVGFASGRIPEFPVNLALLKGAAVVGVFWGSFAQRQPQDNAANFQQLFGWFAEGKLKPLVSQVYPLSNAAQAINDLGQRKAVGKVVVQVR, encoded by the coding sequence ATGAAAGCCGTGCTGTGCAAAGCCTTCGGCCCTGCCGAATCGCTGGTACTGGAAGACGTCGCCAGTCCTGTCGCCAAGAAGAATGAAATCCTGCTGGACGTGCACGCCGCCGGGGTCAACTTCCCGGACACGCTGATCATCGAGGGCAAATATCAATTCAAGCCGCCCTTCCCTTTCTCCCCGGGAGGTGAAGCCGCCGGCGTGGTCAGCGCAGTGGGCGAAAAGGTCAGTCATCTCAAGGTCGGCGACCGGGTCATGGCCCTGACCGGCTGGGGCAGCTTTGCCGAGCAAATCGCAGTACCAGGCTACAACGTATTACCGATCCCGCCCTCGATGGACTTCAACACGGCCGCCGCCTTCAGCATGACCTATGGCACCTCGATGCACGCCCTCAAGCAACGCGGCAACCTGCAACCCGGCGAAACGCTGCTGGTGCTGGGTGCTTCCGGCGGTGTTGGCCTGGCGGCGGTGGAAATCGGCAAAGCCATGGGCGCCCGCGTGATCGCCGCTGCCAGCAGTGCCGAAAAGCTTGCCGTGGCCAAGGCCGCTGGCGCCGATGAGCTGATCAACTACAGCGAAACCAGCCTCAAGGACGAAATCAAACGCCTCACCGACGGCCAAGGCGCCGACGTGATCTACGACCCGGTCGGCGGCGACCTGTTTGATCAGGCTGTGCGCGCCATCGCCTGGAACGGCCGACTGCTGGTGGTCGGTTTCGCCAGCGGACGCATTCCGGAATTCCCGGTCAACCTGGCACTGCTCAAAGGGGCCGCCGTGGTCGGAGTGTTCTGGGGCTCGTTTGCTCAACGCCAGCCGCAGGACAATGCAGCGAATTTCCAGCAGTTGTTCGGCTGGTTTGCCGAGGGCAAGTTGAAGCCGCTGGTGTCACAGGTGTATCCGCTGAGCAATGCGGCACAGGCGATCAATGATCTTGGGCAGCGCAAGGCTGTGGGCAAGGTTGTGGTGCAGGTTCGCTGA
- a CDS encoding flagellar basal body-associated protein FliL: protein MPLTVRMLVPRLLVAAALTVGLLALVIADHPVQSGLRNTTVMIIRHAEKPSVGTELNARGEQRAAAYVDYFNPLKLEGQTLTPQRLIAAGDSPESSRSRLTLTPLAQHLNLPIEQPYINVDVHKLVKLLRQSNQAQTVLIAWHHGRINKLIAAFGGNSMALMGQEKWPDGVYDWVIVLRFDENGRLIPSRSEKVQPHLLPGDGAVPPGN from the coding sequence ATGCCCCTGACGGTTCGCATGTTGGTGCCGAGATTATTGGTGGCGGCCGCTCTCACTGTTGGGTTGCTGGCATTGGTGATTGCCGACCATCCCGTCCAGTCCGGTCTGCGCAACACTACCGTGATGATCATTCGTCATGCGGAAAAACCCAGCGTGGGCACGGAGCTCAATGCCCGAGGCGAACAACGGGCAGCCGCCTATGTCGACTATTTCAATCCGCTGAAGCTGGAGGGGCAGACACTGACCCCTCAACGGCTGATTGCTGCCGGCGACAGTCCGGAGAGTTCGCGCTCGCGCTTGACCCTGACTCCGCTGGCGCAACATTTGAACTTGCCGATCGAGCAGCCTTACATCAACGTTGATGTTCATAAATTGGTCAAACTGTTGCGCCAGAGCAATCAGGCGCAAACGGTGTTGATCGCCTGGCACCACGGGCGCATCAACAAATTGATTGCAGCTTTCGGCGGCAACAGCATGGCACTGATGGGGCAGGAGAAATGGCCGGACGGCGTCTATGACTGGGTGATCGTTTTACGCTTCGATGAGAATGGGCGACTGATCCCGTCGCGCAGCGAGAAGGTTCAGCCGCATCTGTTGCCGGGCGATGGAGCGGTCCCGCCCGGCAATTGA
- a CDS encoding gamma-glutamylcyclotransferase: MTAIESAFVNPAYPPRLDLGPQLTHEQLLVSMQSTMARHKGGPVWLFAYGSLIWRPECSAVERVRGRVHGYHRGLYLWSHEHRGTPEMPGLVFGLDRGGSCSGFAYRLPEEQLEASLYALWQREMPVPSYRPHWLNCRLEDGSQVQALGFVLERHLPSYAGNLPDHVLSQVFESACGRYGTTRDYVEQTAHALRSHAMPDRNLEARLKRCKSKADQAIASRV; encoded by the coding sequence ATGACCGCCATTGAATCTGCTTTTGTGAATCCGGCTTACCCTCCGCGTCTCGATCTGGGGCCGCAGCTGACGCACGAACAACTTCTCGTCTCGATGCAATCGACCATGGCGCGTCACAAGGGCGGGCCGGTGTGGTTGTTCGCTTACGGTTCGCTGATCTGGCGACCAGAGTGTTCGGCAGTAGAGCGCGTTCGCGGCCGAGTGCATGGTTACCATCGCGGTTTGTACCTGTGGTCCCACGAACATCGCGGCACGCCGGAAATGCCTGGTCTGGTGTTCGGCCTGGACCGCGGCGGCTCCTGCAGTGGCTTCGCCTATCGCCTGCCCGAAGAACAACTTGAAGCTTCGCTGTATGCACTTTGGCAACGCGAAATGCCCGTCCCGTCCTATCGCCCGCACTGGCTCAACTGCCGTCTCGAAGACGGAAGCCAGGTGCAGGCGTTGGGATTTGTTCTGGAGCGGCACCTGCCCAGCTATGCCGGCAACTTGCCGGATCATGTGCTGAGCCAGGTGTTCGAAAGCGCTTGCGGGCGGTACGGCACCACTCGCGATTATGTCGAGCAGACCGCTCATGCCCTGCGTAGCCACGCCATGCCAGACCGGAATCTGGAGGCGCGGCTCAAGCGCTGCAAATCAAAAGCCGATCAGGCAATCGCTTCGCGGGTCTGA
- a CDS encoding CDP-6-deoxy-delta-3,4-glucoseen reductase: MRVTLQPSGAVLEILPGERILDGARRLGYECPQSCRNGNCHVCGALLVEGRVEQAGHVRDHGEFYTCIAEPLEDCIVLWDGVLALGELPVRSVSCQVIECRDVGGDTWRVRLRAPAGKPPRYHAGQYLMIERENGEKSAFSLASAPHGGRDLEIHVLARENSALSLIAQLQRNPIVRVELPFGDTHLAELPDGPLVLIGAGTGMGQIHSLIEHCRAAGFKHPVHLYWGVRRPEDFYQIEHWDEWLKLPNLFLHKVVSDQCGWQGRCGMLHEIVCEDFPDLKSLHVYASGSPAMVYGTLDALVEAGMDAHQMRADVFAYAPRS, translated from the coding sequence ATGCGTGTAACCTTGCAGCCCTCCGGAGCAGTGCTAGAGATTCTGCCCGGCGAGCGGATTCTCGATGGTGCGCGGCGCCTGGGCTACGAATGCCCGCAAAGCTGCCGCAATGGCAATTGCCACGTATGTGGCGCGTTGCTGGTGGAAGGTCGGGTCGAGCAGGCAGGCCATGTGCGTGACCATGGCGAGTTCTACACTTGCATAGCAGAGCCGCTGGAAGACTGCATCGTGCTGTGGGATGGCGTGCTCGCGCTGGGAGAACTGCCGGTGCGCAGCGTGTCGTGTCAGGTCATTGAATGCAGGGACGTCGGCGGCGACACCTGGCGTGTGCGCCTGCGCGCGCCGGCCGGTAAGCCACCGCGTTATCACGCTGGCCAGTATTTGATGATCGAACGTGAGAATGGCGAGAAATCCGCGTTCTCGCTGGCCTCGGCACCCCATGGCGGACGAGATCTGGAGATCCATGTGCTGGCGCGCGAAAACAGTGCGCTGAGCCTGATCGCACAGTTGCAACGCAACCCGATAGTGCGGGTCGAGCTGCCATTCGGCGATACCCACCTTGCAGAGTTGCCGGACGGTCCGCTGGTGCTGATCGGCGCGGGCACCGGCATGGGCCAGATTCACAGCCTGATCGAACACTGCCGCGCCGCAGGCTTCAAGCATCCAGTGCACCTGTATTGGGGCGTGCGCCGTCCTGAAGACTTTTACCAGATTGAGCATTGGGATGAGTGGCTGAAACTGCCCAACCTGTTCCTGCACAAAGTCGTCAGTGATCAGTGCGGTTGGCAAGGGCGTTGCGGGATGTTGCACGAGATAGTGTGTGAGGATTTCCCGGATCTTAAATCCTTGCATGTCTACGCCAGCGGATCTCCGGCGATGGTCTATGGCACGCTGGATGCCTTGGTCGAAGCCGGGATGGACGCTCATCAAATGCGCGCGGATGTGTTTGCGTACGCGCCGCGATCTTGA
- the ubiD gene encoding 4-hydroxy-3-polyprenylbenzoate decarboxylase, with protein sequence MKFKDLRDFVQQLEQRGELKRIQIPVSPVLEMTEVCDRTLRAKGPALLFENPTGYDIPVLGNLFGTPERVAMGMGAESVSELREIGKLLAFLKEPEPPKGLKDAWSKLPIFRKIIAMAPKVVKDAVCQEVVIEGDDVDLAMLPVQTCWPGDVGPLITWGLTVTKGPNKDRQNLGIYRQQVIGRNKVIMRWLSHRGGALDYREWCEKHPGQPFPVSVALGADPATILGAVTPVPDSLSEYAFAGLLRGNRTELVKCRGNDLQVPATAEIILEGVIHPGEMADEGPYGDHTGYYNEVDSFPVFTVERITHRIKPIYHSTYTGRPPDEPAILGVALNEVFVPILQKQFPEITDFYLPPEGCSYRMAIVTMKKSYPGHAKRVMLGVWSFLRQFMYTKFVIVTDDDINARDWNDVIWAITTRMDPKRDTVMIDNTPIDYLDFASPVSGLGSKMGLDATHKWPGETTREWGRVIVKDDAVTQRIDAIWNQLGID encoded by the coding sequence ATGAAATTCAAGGACCTTCGGGATTTCGTGCAGCAGCTTGAGCAGCGCGGAGAGTTGAAACGCATCCAGATCCCCGTCTCTCCAGTGCTGGAGATGACCGAAGTCTGTGATCGCACGCTGCGGGCCAAGGGGCCGGCGCTGCTGTTCGAAAACCCTACCGGCTACGACATTCCGGTGCTCGGCAACCTGTTTGGCACCCCCGAGCGGGTCGCCATGGGCATGGGCGCCGAGTCGGTCAGCGAGCTGCGCGAGATCGGCAAGCTGCTGGCCTTCCTCAAAGAGCCCGAGCCGCCGAAGGGCTTGAAAGACGCCTGGTCGAAGTTGCCGATCTTCCGCAAGATCATTGCCATGGCGCCGAAAGTCGTCAAAGACGCGGTGTGCCAGGAAGTGGTCATCGAAGGCGACGACGTCGACCTGGCGATGCTCCCCGTGCAAACCTGCTGGCCGGGCGATGTCGGCCCGTTGATCACCTGGGGCCTGACGGTCACAAAGGGGCCGAACAAGGACCGCCAGAACCTCGGCATCTACCGTCAGCAAGTGATTGGCCGCAACAAGGTCATCATGCGCTGGTTGAGCCATCGAGGTGGCGCGCTGGACTACCGCGAGTGGTGCGAGAAGCACCCGGGCCAGCCGTTCCCGGTGTCCGTGGCGTTGGGTGCTGACCCGGCGACCATCCTTGGTGCCGTGACGCCGGTACCGGACAGCCTTTCCGAATACGCTTTCGCCGGTCTGCTGCGCGGCAATCGCACCGAGCTGGTGAAGTGCCGGGGCAACGACCTGCAAGTCCCTGCGACTGCCGAGATCATTCTCGAAGGCGTGATCCATCCCGGCGAAATGGCCGATGAAGGTCCGTATGGCGACCACACCGGTTACTACAACGAAGTCGACAGCTTCCCGGTGTTCACCGTCGAGCGCATCACGCATCGGATCAAACCGATTTACCACAGCACTTACACCGGCCGTCCGCCGGATGAGCCGGCGATTCTCGGTGTGGCGCTGAACGAAGTGTTCGTGCCGATCCTGCAGAAGCAGTTCCCGGAAATCACCGACTTCTATCTGCCGCCCGAAGGCTGCTCGTACCGCATGGCCATCGTGACCATGAAGAAGTCGTATCCGGGGCACGCCAAGCGGGTAATGCTGGGTGTCTGGTCGTTTTTGCGACAGTTCATGTACACCAAGTTCGTTATCGTCACTGACGACGATATCAACGCCCGGGACTGGAACGACGTGATCTGGGCCATTACCACGCGCATGGACCCCAAGCGCGACACGGTGATGATCGACAACACGCCGATCGACTACCTCGACTTCGCCTCGCCGGTCTCAGGCCTGGGGTCGAAAATGGGGCTCGATGCCACGCATAAATGGCCGGGCGAAACCACTCGCGAGTGGGGCCGGGTGATCGTCAAGGACGACGCCGTGACCCAACGGATCGATGCCATCTGGAATCAGTTAGGAATAGATTGA
- a CDS encoding acyltransferase family protein — protein sequence MTTLAYRRDIDGLRAIAVIAVVLFHFGVPGFTGGFVGVDIFFVISGYLITSIIWNQRQAGRFSFVDFWARRARRILPALFVMIAAVLAVGWFLLAPKDYEELGRSVRYQVMFVSNLLFMRQDGYFDVASDLKPLLHTWSLAVEEQFYIVFPLLLILLSSRLKHWRLALFAVLLVSFGLSVWAVAHHPEKAFFLLPMRAWELLAGGMLAVAPRSQWRLTTMGAQAISLAGLALILLAVLCYDKSTPFPGAAALLPTLGVVALIRANGHQPTFVGRLLASRVLVGLGLISYSWYLWHWPVFVFANYASLDELGPFDITGLILLSLVLGYLSWRFVETPFRERRLWAGRRQILLAAACGVLVLGLAGQALRWTDGLPSRLSEQALQYAKAKEWRPELMRCLADDKTPDDQLFCHYGTPTPTVSTALVWGDSHAAALIPVFDEGAHQHGVSVMLASSPGCIPVEGLEHEAQCARFNRRVEQALTRQSVGDVVLVAHWSLYLYGDVKGDLGHVLTDARGRYDRAIAEQRLAEGLQATVRQLREGGHRVWLVKEAPLQTFSPPYRLSRLAMLHRPTDDVGLAVTEHLKRQAFISQLFTQLAQANPGVTVVDPAPVLCDEAGLCRAELGGQSLYTDTNHLSEAGARFIAPVLEPLFKHLRARAALGNGNANAAN from the coding sequence ATGACCACGCTTGCTTATCGAAGAGACATCGACGGCTTACGCGCAATCGCCGTGATTGCGGTGGTGTTGTTCCATTTCGGTGTTCCTGGCTTCACCGGCGGTTTCGTCGGTGTAGACATCTTTTTTGTGATTTCCGGCTACCTGATTACCTCGATTATCTGGAATCAGCGACAGGCCGGGCGCTTCAGTTTTGTCGATTTCTGGGCCCGTCGCGCGCGGCGAATCCTGCCCGCGCTGTTCGTGATGATCGCTGCCGTGCTCGCAGTCGGCTGGTTCCTGCTGGCGCCCAAGGATTACGAAGAGCTGGGCCGCTCGGTGCGCTACCAGGTGATGTTCGTCTCCAACCTCTTGTTCATGCGTCAGGATGGTTACTTTGATGTGGCTTCCGACCTCAAGCCGTTGCTGCATACGTGGTCGCTGGCGGTTGAGGAGCAGTTCTACATTGTTTTTCCGTTACTGCTGATCCTGCTGTCGAGTCGCCTGAAACATTGGCGACTGGCGCTGTTCGCCGTGTTGCTGGTGTCGTTCGGGCTCAGTGTGTGGGCCGTTGCGCATCACCCTGAAAAAGCATTTTTCCTGTTGCCGATGCGTGCCTGGGAGCTGTTGGCCGGTGGCATGCTGGCCGTTGCGCCCAGAAGCCAATGGCGTCTGACAACGATGGGGGCACAAGCGATCAGCCTGGCTGGCTTGGCGCTGATTCTGTTGGCGGTGTTGTGCTACGACAAAAGCACGCCATTTCCCGGTGCTGCGGCATTGCTGCCGACACTCGGTGTGGTCGCGCTGATCCGGGCCAACGGGCATCAGCCGACATTTGTCGGCAGACTGCTGGCCAGTCGTGTGCTGGTCGGTCTCGGGCTGATTTCCTATTCCTGGTACTTGTGGCACTGGCCGGTGTTTGTTTTTGCCAACTACGCCAGTCTTGATGAGCTTGGCCCTTTCGATATCACAGGATTGATCTTGCTCAGCCTGGTGTTGGGTTATCTGTCGTGGCGATTTGTCGAGACGCCGTTTCGCGAGCGGCGGTTGTGGGCGGGGCGCCGGCAGATCCTGCTTGCCGCCGCGTGCGGTGTGCTGGTGCTCGGCCTGGCCGGTCAGGCATTGCGCTGGACCGATGGATTACCCTCGCGCTTATCTGAACAGGCCCTTCAATACGCCAAAGCGAAGGAGTGGCGGCCGGAACTGATGCGCTGCCTGGCCGACGACAAAACCCCGGACGACCAACTCTTTTGTCACTACGGCACGCCAACGCCGACCGTATCAACGGCGCTGGTCTGGGGTGACAGTCATGCCGCCGCACTGATCCCGGTGTTCGATGAGGGGGCGCACCAGCACGGTGTCAGTGTGATGCTCGCCAGCTCCCCCGGCTGCATCCCGGTTGAAGGGCTGGAGCATGAAGCGCAGTGTGCCCGGTTCAATCGCCGGGTCGAACAAGCCTTGACCCGGCAATCGGTCGGCGATGTGGTGCTGGTCGCGCACTGGAGTCTGTATCTGTATGGCGATGTGAAAGGCGATCTTGGTCATGTCCTGACGGACGCCCGTGGCCGTTATGACCGCGCCATCGCCGAGCAACGATTGGCCGAAGGATTACAGGCGACCGTGCGGCAGCTACGAGAGGGTGGGCATCGCGTCTGGCTGGTAAAGGAAGCGCCGCTGCAAACCTTCAGTCCGCCTTATCGTCTCAGCCGCCTGGCGATGCTGCATCGCCCGACCGACGACGTGGGGCTGGCGGTGACTGAACACCTCAAGCGCCAAGCGTTCATCAGTCAACTGTTCACGCAACTGGCGCAAGCCAACCCGGGCGTGACGGTGGTGGATCCGGCGCCGGTGCTGTGTGATGAAGCGGGACTTTGCCGCGCCGAACTCGGTGGTCAGTCGTTGTACACCGACACCAATCACCTGTCCGAGGCCGGCGCGCGGTTCATCGCCCCGGTCCTTGAGCCGTTGTTCAAGCACTTGCGAGCACGGGCAGCACTGGGCAATGGCAACGCGAATGCAGCCAACTGA
- the rho gene encoding transcription termination factor Rho, with translation MNLTELKQKPITELLELAEQMGIENMARSRKQDVIFSLLKKHAKSGEEISGDGVLEILQDGFGFLRSADASYLAGPDDIYVSPSQIRRFNLRTGDTIVGKIRPPKEGERYFALLKVDTINYDRPENAKNKILFENLTPLFPTVRMKMEAGNGSTEDLTGRVIDLCAPIGKGQRGLIVAPPKAGKTIMLQNIAANIARNNPEVHLIVLLIDERPEEVTEMQRTVRGEVVASTFDEPPTRHVQVAEMVIEKAKRLVEHKKDVVILLDSITRLARAYNTVIPSSGKVLTGGVDAHALEKPKRFFGAARNIEEGGSLTIIATALVETGSKMDEVIYEEFKGTGNMELPLDRRIAEKRVFPAININRSGTRREELLTADDELQRMWILRKLLHPMDEIAAIEFLVDKLKTTKTNDEFFLSMKRK, from the coding sequence ATGAATCTGACTGAACTCAAGCAAAAGCCGATTACCGAACTGCTCGAATTGGCCGAACAGATGGGCATAGAAAATATGGCCCGTTCGCGCAAGCAGGACGTGATTTTCTCCCTGCTCAAAAAGCACGCTAAAAGCGGCGAGGAAATCTCCGGTGATGGCGTGCTGGAGATTCTCCAGGACGGCTTCGGCTTCCTGCGCTCCGCTGACGCTTCCTATCTCGCAGGTCCAGACGATATCTACGTCTCGCCGAGCCAGATCCGCCGCTTCAACTTGCGCACCGGTGACACCATCGTTGGCAAGATCCGTCCTCCAAAGGAAGGCGAGCGTTATTTCGCGCTGCTCAAGGTTGATACGATCAACTACGATCGTCCCGAGAACGCGAAAAACAAGATTCTCTTCGAGAACCTGACCCCGCTGTTCCCGACTGTGCGCATGAAGATGGAAGCCGGCAACGGTTCCACCGAAGACTTGACCGGTCGTGTCATCGACCTGTGCGCCCCGATCGGCAAAGGCCAGCGCGGTCTGATCGTTGCACCGCCGAAAGCCGGTAAAACCATCATGCTGCAGAACATTGCGGCAAACATCGCCCGTAACAACCCGGAAGTTCATCTGATCGTGCTGCTGATCGACGAACGTCCGGAAGAAGTGACCGAAATGCAGCGCACCGTGCGCGGCGAAGTGGTTGCCTCGACGTTCGACGAGCCGCCAACCCGTCACGTGCAGGTTGCCGAGATGGTGATCGAGAAGGCCAAGCGCCTGGTCGAACACAAGAAAGACGTGGTGATCCTGCTCGACTCCATCACCCGTCTGGCCCGTGCCTACAACACCGTGATCCCGAGCTCCGGCAAAGTGCTCACCGGTGGTGTCGATGCCCACGCCCTGGAGAAACCGAAACGTTTCTTCGGCGCCGCGCGGAACATCGAAGAAGGCGGTTCGCTGACCATCATCGCCACCGCGCTGGTTGAAACCGGCTCGAAGATGGACGAAGTGATCTACGAAGAATTCAAAGGCACCGGCAACATGGAACTGCCTCTGGATCGCCGTATCGCTGAAAAACGCGTCTTCCCGGCCATCAACATCAACCGTTCCGGTACCCGCCGCGAAGAGTTGCTGACGGCCGACGACGAGTTGCAGCGCATGTGGATCCTGCGCAAGCTGCTGCACCCGATGGACGAAATCGCTGCCATCGAGTTCCTGGTCGACAAGCTGAAAACGACCAAGACCAACGACGAGTTCTTCTTGTCGATGAAGCGCAAGTAA
- the trxA gene encoding thioredoxin TrxA, whose translation MSSDLIKHVSDASFEADVLKAEGAVLVDYWAEWCGPCKMIAPVLDEIAETYKGKLTVAKLNIDENQETPAKHGVRGIPTLMLFKNGNVEATKVGALSKSQLAAFLDANI comes from the coding sequence ATGAGCAGCGATCTTATCAAACACGTTAGCGACGCTAGCTTCGAGGCCGACGTACTCAAGGCCGAAGGCGCTGTACTGGTCGACTACTGGGCTGAATGGTGCGGCCCTTGCAAAATGATCGCTCCTGTTCTGGACGAAATTGCTGAAACCTACAAAGGCAAGCTGACCGTTGCCAAATTGAACATCGACGAAAACCAGGAAACCCCGGCCAAGCATGGCGTGCGTGGTATCCCGACGCTGATGCTGTTCAAGAACGGCAACGTTGAAGCGACCAAGGTCGGCGCGCTGTCGAAGTCGCAACTGGCTGCCTTCCTCGACGCCAACATCTAA